The Spinacia oleracea cultivar Varoflay chromosome 2, BTI_SOV_V1, whole genome shotgun sequence DNA segment CGTCTGAGCTCGAGTTAGCTCAAACACTAAAATTCCTTATCAAGTTTAGCTTGAAAAGACAAACTCGACTTGACTAACTCTTTTGAAGCCTATACAACCCTACCTATGTAATTACATAGGCATATTCATTCAAAAAAAATGTTAGTCACTCCCAAACATAACGCATTTTATTGAGGCGCCCTTGTGACAAGTTACAAGGAGAGTTCCCTGCCAATTCCACCAACTTGTGTAGGTTGAAAAAGTAAGAAAGAACAAAGAAATATTTCTATGCACTCTTAACTATAGTCTACCGATAGGGTGTCAAACGAACCGAACCGAGACGAGTACTACCATGTTCATGTTGATGTTCATTTAAATTAGACGAGCTCGAGCCCGATCGCGAGCTTTCAACCAAGCTAAAAAATCAATTCAAGCTCGGTTCGTTTAAGAGATTTTGTGTGTCGTGAACGGTTCTTGAACATctcatttattaatcaattcgaGTTCATAAACAAGATTTTTTTCTTAAACGAGATTTGCTTTTTAGAGTTTAAcaatttgaaaacataattttgaaTGTGCACTTTAGCCATTAAACTAGTATaatgcccgtgcgatgcacggtttataatcCTAATATTAAATTTGCATGAAATCTAAATTGCAGTTGCAGACAAtctataataaaaaaatagagcttataaatattttcctatttaaaaattaatgatgaataaaatataataaaatatgttgTTGCCCCATTCGTATaatgtcttatttatttaaaaaaaaaattaaaaataagggTACAAAGATATGTTTGTTTTTGTCCCCTCTCATCACCCAtgtcaaataaaaaattattctcATTCTCCCTATACTTCGGTAGTCATACTCCTCTAACACTCTCACCGTCCATCTATTTTATTCGACTATAAATGACTTTGAAGCGGGTGAAGCCTCCACAACCGTACCAGGGTAAATTTTTTATCCCCTCCACCAACTGTAGGTATAGTACCAAATCCAATCCCATTCCTGCTCGTATTAATTATGAGATacgaaataaaattcatccttaATAACTACCTCATTATCCGATCACTTAACACATACCcccaccatttactttattcagaTATAGATGACTTTGAGGTGGGGAGGAGCCTCCACACTCGTAACCACCTAAGATCTTATCCCCCTCCTTGCCACCCACGATAGGAACAATATTACCAACCGGGCCACCCCACCCAATCCCTTTCCTGAAAggtaaacaataaaattcatcccCGTTCAATCACCCTCCCGTGTATCTACACCGGCCTCAAACCCACCCCTAAAATCAACATTTTTTGTTTAGGTAAGAGaactttgaattttaaaactctattctagAGACGTCTACAATTTGGTTGTCTGGTTAGAGTAAtcgagtaaataaacaaaacattataatatgtaggttagtattttttttaaaaaagattcACAATAAATTAGTTGAAGGAGAAGAGAAGCGGGCGGGGCTAATAAAAATTCATGCATCCTCTTCCCGTCACCCGCGGCGAGTACAACTTTTTAACCCCGTCACCCACCAAATTTCCTCCACCCTTCCCACCAAGTGCGGATGCGCGGGCTTATCTCCCAAAAAAAAACTTGCCCCGTTGACAATCTTTCGTCCCTATATTCGTTAAATAAGTCACTTTGTCTTTCATCTATCTtttgaatatattgacataagtttattattaaaattatttttattcgcTATAATATTGATGAAAATATCTGACATACATAATTAGAATTGGGTGAGGGTGAGGGTTCTCAATCCAATAATTCAAACTCGCCCCATCACCAAGGTGGCCTGATACATATTATCTTCATATCTGTTCACTAACGCTAAATCTCCATTTATTAGTCAATATTAGTCAATaatttatctttattttcttcGTTAGAATAAATTAAGTCCGGACTCGCCCATATCAAGTGCATGTGATGCATGGTTTATATATCAAAATGTTAACTTTACACGAAATTTTATATATAAGTGATATTACAATCCTTTACATTAACATAGAAAACTTATTTTTGTcgttgcaaacatattaataataattttgttattaattaatttaagatACTACTACGTACAATACAAACccttaattataaaatataaccATTATAAAGTCTATGTTGACTTATGGAGTtagtaatttcaaaatcataTTTGCCCCTTTACCCCAAGTATGATATAACATGATATATTATTAGTAGATCAAATATGTTACATTATAATGCTCACTCACTTTATTCGACCAAATATTCATTAAAAAATGTCATACTCCACCCTCTTAACTCAATTGaccaatttaaaaatttatcttaTTCATCAACTTTAAATTGAacttaatataataaaataaaaaattagaattttacTAAGTTATATGTATGTATATTCTCGATCACCTATCTTATCTTGTTATATCACAAATTAATGTTTTCGTAATATCTAGTTTTGCATGTACAATTGCATGGACATAATATGAAGCAGATCAGTTGCGTTGACATATAATTTGTATGTCATAGTAATACCATTTCATGTTTACTAATTTACTAATACATAAATTATAAAAGATATTTTTTAGTTTAGCAACAAtatcttttaaaaatatacttTGTAATAAGGTATTGAACTGAAGTATATCCTCCGTATAATTGATTTGTTTAATTAGGAAGGGGAAAAGAGCCGGGAAATATTTTTATATGTTTATTATCAACATAATATTTAAGATTTAtaatgaaaatcaataatattttttccttaatttaagtattttaattatttttgcttaataaagagaggcgaatcaatgagtgacatttgtcatcactacattgatttcctctctttcagtataatatatagatatagattaTGTGAAAAGTTAACATGTTTGGAGTATTACTGTATGAGTTTTAAACTTTCTATCATGTTATGATTTCTAATTTTGTAATCTACGGAGTATTGCatttttattatcttttatAGCTTTGTTAGAGTTTCTAATTatgttaaaattaaatatcaaCATATATGACTTAAATATTCTTTGACATATTTGGTCGAAATTTAGTTTAATGAATTCTAATTATGTAAGTTAGTCTCTTATGAAAGAGCTTACATGGCCACAATAAAGATAATTTTAAGAACAATTATAAATTACCCTAGTAAAAAATGTgatgtattaattatttatattaaatcaAAGAGTGGAAGTTGTTAGCTCCACATTAATCCTCTCTATTAAGCTATGTTCTATTCGATTTATTTGGTTTGAACTTAtgttatctgaatttatctgaacttatccgaATTTAAccgaacttatcttaacttatctaAGCTTATTTTATCCGGGAAATaacttatttttgtgtgaaaaaaaatgtctggaaaaaacttaattttcttaacttatattatctaaatTAAACCTAACTGAATctttctaaacttattttgtctgaaataagtcaaacagCACAAAACCTTAATATAATCAAATATCTTCCAAATAATTTAGCCACAGCATGATTGTTTGCAAATTGCAAAAGTAATTTTGTGGACAAACAAATACTACGTAACTTCCAAATAATATATTCCAAATATTTGGAAGATAATACCTGAGCAACTTTCCATATTAGTTATTCATATAATATCTTCAAAATGATACATGTTTTGTAAATAGTAATATCATCGCACATTATGGGAAATATACAGTAATATAGATTTTGCGATTTTTCCATATTCATTATTGTTACAATAAATAAAGTAAGTTAAATATGACAAAAATGTtatcttattaattaatttatattaaaagagaggaccAATCATgtggtgacatttgtcatcaccacattgagttcctctcttttagtatagtatatatagattaaaatatttttattctatgatatatgtttttgaatgttaaagtcaaaatataattttatatcTATAATAAAGTAATTATGTATGGAAATTTTGATTAAGAACATAAATAGATGAGTTTGTTCATGTACATAAATAAACGAGTTGTTAGTGAACTTAAATGAACGGTTGAAATATGTTCATGCTCAAGTACGTTTATTAAACGAGCTTTAAAAATGGTTCAACATCGACTCATTTATAAAACAAACGAACATAAACGAGATTTAATCGAGTTTAAACCCGAGTAATTTATTGAAAATTTCGGCTCATTTGCACCCTCATCTACGGATTATTCGGGTTAGGCCATTGGTTGTCTCAGTAACTTCTGTCGTTTGTTGAAAAAGGCATAAGAAAATTTTCTGATTCAttctcaaaaacaaaaaaacttcaCTTCCTAGTCCGGTAGTTCGTACTTCGTCCGGAGATCCCATCTTTAACTCATTTCCTTCCATTTCCTCTCTCTTCAATGGtggaattttcccgccaaaggAAATCCGCCATAGCAGCCCCCTTGCCATCTCCTAATTCGCCATGATCAAACCTCAGAGTTCCGCCTctttccttttctctctcctcattctcttctctttttctcttCACTCTCCCTTTCTCGATGAcggaaccctaaccctaatcgaCCGCCCTCAGCCGGAATCCTCAAATTCAAGAAGAAACTACATCGTCCGATTCTTCGACTACAAGGATGCCAAATCTCACCGGAATTACCTCCGTCGTGGGATTAAATTCGACGGATGGGATTGGATCGAGCGGCAGAACCCTGCGGCGAAGTTTCCAACTGATTTCGGCGTTGTTTCTATTGAAGAATCGGTGAAAATGGCGGTGATCGGTGAAATTGAGAGCTTGAATAGGGTGAAGGATGTATCGGTGGATTTTAGCTATTCGAGGAGCTTGCTTGAGGAGGAGAAATTGGAGAGAGACAGTGATTTTTGCGATGTGAAGAAGCGGCCGGGGAAGATATTTACCAAAATGTCCTTTGAAGCGGATGATGAAGGGGCTGGAGGTCACTGGAGCTCTCTGAGCAACCAGACAATCAATTGGCAGCGGCGGCATCTTCTGGAAAAGGTTAGCTGATGATAAATAGttagattttttttgaattaattaaGAACTGTCattattggtttgagtttgGTGCATTTAGTGATAATTTTGTGTTGCAAGGGACTGAGGGAGGAATGGTGTATAGATTATCAATTGGCACTTTGAAGTtttctaatttgtaaatgttgATGGATATTCTTTCCATAGATGATACTAATGTAATGTCAATGCAAAATATAGTATGTATTGGCATCttactttgattttgaaatgaaGAAAGACTAATCCTTTGCTCTCTTTGTCCAAATTCTGAACTTGTTCGAATTTTACTGAGCTGGTGAAAGTAAATTTATTgggattaatatttttaattagtaAAATTTGACAAGAGTATTGATAATGTTAAACTTGAGTGGTTGGATTACAAAATTTACTGAAACCAATGGGAATATATTGATAAATGGTCTCTAAATTTTCTGATGTTTGGAAATATGTCAATGGAGTTTATGTGAGTATGTCACAGGGATATGTAATGGTACTGGAGATTTTAAATTTTGTTGAATTCTTTTCTTAAGAAATGTCCAAGTTCATTGTGCTAGTGAGTGAATCCAAGATCTCTTTGCATTAGATTCTATGCATGAAATTTCTGTGCTTTAGAAACTTTATTTTGGTCGCATAATTATCTATGTTCCATTCTGATGTAGAGTTCTCAAGTAACTTCTCTGTTCGGGTCTGATTCTCTCTGGTCCAAGGGCTACACTGGTGCTAAAGTAAAAATGGCAATCTTTGATACAGGAATTAGGGCCAATCACCCTCATTTTCGCAACATAAAGGTATAATTTGCTCTTAACTATAATGTTTCGCTATAAAATGCATCTTATTAATGGAGGTTCTCTTGTTAGGCCCTACATAATGAAATTTGAATACCTTATACGTAAATCATTAGTTTGATTTTTCGAGTGGTTTGCAGGAGCGGACTAACTGGACTAATGAAAATACGTTAAATGACAATCTTGGACATGGAACATTTGTTGCTGGAGTGATCGCCGGCCAAGAATCAGAATGCCCTGGATTTGCGCCAGATACTGAAATTTATGCTTTTCGAGTATTTACTGATGCACAGGTAATCCATGTTTTGATACAGGGGAGAGAGATATAAATAACCTGCTACAAAGGATACACTTGCTAGCCTTCCCCCTTCTGTCAAGTTAAATTTTTGTTTCTAAAACTGAAATTGTTATCCTTTGTACTGTTCTCTTGTTGACTTATTCTTAATAGAAAGTATATTGTTTTAATGGCAAATCTTAAATTGGTAATGTcatgtttgtgcttgcgtattGAACGGAAAATTCCTGTAGCTGCTTCAATTACAGGACGGAATTTCACTATGCATAGGTGATTGTAAGAGCTTAAAAATAGAAGTAAAATTTAAGATATATCTTAGTATCTATAGAGAGGAGAAGCTAGGGAAAACTGCTCATCTTTCATAGTGTCATGCATGCCTTTACTTAGTGAATTGACAAGTTTGCATTTAGGCTCCATTTAGGTTGATGGAAAATGATTTCCATGGCAAACCATCTTCAAGGGAAAACATAATTGGTAAAATAGTTTTCCATTGTTTGGTTTCTTGCAAGAAAAGTTGTGAAGAAAATGGAAATGGAAGGGAGGAGATGGAAGGAAGTAGAATAAagaaaaagggtgaggaaaggaGTAAGGgtctgttctgttcgacttattttgacttatttcagacaaataagttcagttaatttcagataagttaGATAATATatgttcagcaaaaataagtttttttccagacaatttcacacacaaataagtttatttcagataaaatatgttaagataatataagttcagtcaaaataagtcgaatagaacggagcctaaaGAGGAAAATGTGGCATCCTTTCCttacaaaaggaaaatacgaagtatttttCACCCTTGAAGAGCTTTTCCATCttaggaaaattgttttccatccttAACAAACCAAACAAAGAAAATGGAAAATTATTTCACAGAGAAGTCGTCAAAACAAACAGAGCTCTAGTGGGATGGTGAGTTGGTGACTTCCAGTTTCTTTTGGGCTTTTGGCTTACTAGACCCTTGCTAGTCCTCCATCCTTGTAAAAGGAATTCGGATAACGTTGTGAGATTAAACCGGAGCTTGAATGATTGCTTAGTCTGGATAATCTAGAATAGCATTGAGCTAGGCATAATTTTTTGTGTGTGAATTGGGTGAAAATGTTATTTTCATAGGACCTATTGATCTTTTCAGTTATTTGATAATAAGTTGACTAAAAGATGGACCTTTATACAAATCATACAAGTTACATCTCTTTTCTGCCCCCCTCTCAAACATGCACTTCAAGTAGGCACACTATCAGCAATTTTGTGATAATCTTTTATTCAGCTTATTGCAGGTGTCGTACACGTCATGGTTCCTTGATGCATTCAACTACGCCATAGCTACTAATATGGATGTGCTTAATCTGAGTATTGGTGGTCCTGATCACTTGGATCTTCCTTTTGTGGAGAAGGTATGCTGATCAATTGATTTTTCCACATGAATTGTTGTATCTTTTTGGAGCAtcaacattttttattcaaGTGCCTACTCGACTTGGGAATGAGGGGGTTGTAAGGTGCTTCAGATTCTCACCCCCCTTTTTATGTTGCAACTCACCAGGACAAAAAACAATCCACTGCCCTTGCACAACTGGAAAATGGATCTTGATCCACCatttccactttattaatcttTAATCAATCATTTGCAATTTTCCCGTTATTATGGGAAGGAATGCATTCCTTTTTGGATAAGGGTTTAAATGATGTTTCTTGCTAGACTCGGTTCACTTGTTTTGGTGCTAATTTAACTGGATCTGGTATACCATTGCAAGATAGCTGATGCCTTGGATACTTTATCATGTTTCTTAGGTTTGGGAACTAACAGCGAACAACATAATCATGGTATCTGCTATTGGAAACGATGGGCCACTTTATGGTACGCTGAACAATCCAGCTGATCAAAGTGATGTCATTGGAGTTGGTGGTATAGACTATACGGATCATATTGCATCATTTTCGTCACGTGGCATGAGCACGTGGGAGATTCCTCATGGGtaacaattttaatgatttCTTCATATATACATTTTTTCTAATTATATAAGAACATATTTGTAGGATTATCTAATGCAGCTAAATAGCTGAATTGCAATAGAAGAGATCTTATATCCAAATTGTTCGGATACTAGACATGTCAaaaaccgacccgaaaatactgggtcttgaacaagattttgtgacccgtaacccgatttatccgaacccgactaacctgaaaagtaatgggtcaaaacccaaCTGTACCCATTTTTTACCCGACCGATTAAAAATCATTGTagttatagtaataaatgagattatgaggaaCTTTAAGCATAGTAAACacgtttttattattgttgggtgtaatatgattttaatttgaattatacgccattttatggttgaatttgactaaatataaacatGCGTAGAAAAATTTGTAATTTAGTGCCCGTATTTggtatatttattacttaaattaatgaaaatataatatgcgttttaaaatctatcaacccgttgggtcgacccgaacccgaaagtcctgggtcttgaacaagcatttgtaaacccgaaagtgaccgacccgatttaacccgaaccgaaaataattttttttacaacccgacccgaccgacttGTTTGACAGATCTACCGGATACTGTATCTTACTTCTGATAACCTATGTTTGAGTCTTGAGATATAAAACTTATACGTGAATATCTTTGGCCAGATATGGTCGTGTGAAGCCAGATGTTGTAGCCTATGGACGTGACATTTTGGGATCAAAAATCAGTACAGGGTGTAAAACTTTGTCAGGCACGAGTGTCGCGAGTCCTGTGGTTGCTGGAGTGGTGTGCTTGCTAGTCAGTGTTATCCCAGAGAGCAACAGGAAGCGCATCCTGAATCCTGCAAGCATGAAGCAAGCACTGGTTGAAGGAGCTGCCAGGCTCTCTGGTCCCAATATGTTTGAACAAGGTGCTGGGAGAGTTGACCTGTGAGTTGTTTAAACCTATGCATGCTTCTCAATTCATGTTGTGACAAATAATTACGTTGTTTTCACAAATGAGTCCTGGCTTTGTACTATTGGGATTAATTGCTGATTATGATGTCAGGTTAGAATCATATGAAATCTTAAAGAATTATAGACCGCGGGCGAGCATTTTTCCTAGTGTGCTTGACTTCATGGACTGCCCTTATTCATGGCCTTTTTGTCGTCAGCCGCTCTATGCTGGTGCTATGCCTGTCATCTTCAATGCTACTATTCTGAATGGCATGGGTGTGATTGGCTATGTTAACGAGTCACCAAACTGGCATCCATTTAATGAGGAAGGTAATCTGCTTAGCATCCATTTTACTTATTCAGAGGTAATTTGGCCATGGACTGGCTACTTGGCGCTCCACATGCAAATTAAAGAAGAAGGTGCCCAGTTTCTTGGAGTGATTGAAGGCAACGTGACTGTTAAGGTTAGTAGTCCACCTTCAAAAGGTGAGAAAATAGTACGAACTACCATGTGTGTTCTGAGGCTGAGATTGAAAGTTGTTCCAACTCCTGCAAGAAACAAAAGGATCCTGTGGGATCAGTTTCACAACATCAAATATCCACCTGGCTATATACCTAGAGATTCTTTGGATGTCCGAAATGATATTCTGGATTGGCATGGGGATCATCCCCACACAAATTTCCATACTATGTTCAACATGTTGAGTGATGCCGGATATTATGTTGAGACCCTTGGTTCTCCACTTACATGTTTTGATGCTCGCCATTATGGAACACTCCTGCTTGTTGATCTAGAAGACGAGTATTTTGAAGAAGAGATAAATAAGCTGAGGGAAGATATTCTGAACACTGGGTTGGGCTTGGTTGTGTTT contains these protein-coding regions:
- the LOC110775696 gene encoding subtilisin-like protease SBT6.1, coding for MIKPQSSASFLFSLLILFSFSLHSPFLDDGTLTLIDRPQPESSNSRRNYIVRFFDYKDAKSHRNYLRRGIKFDGWDWIERQNPAAKFPTDFGVVSIEESVKMAVIGEIESLNRVKDVSVDFSYSRSLLEEEKLERDSDFCDVKKRPGKIFTKMSFEADDEGAGGHWSSLSNQTINWQRRHLLEKSSQVTSLFGSDSLWSKGYTGAKVKMAIFDTGIRANHPHFRNIKERTNWTNENTLNDNLGHGTFVAGVIAGQESECPGFAPDTEIYAFRVFTDAQVSYTSWFLDAFNYAIATNMDVLNLSIGGPDHLDLPFVEKVWELTANNIIMVSAIGNDGPLYGTLNNPADQSDVIGVGGIDYTDHIASFSSRGMSTWEIPHGYGRVKPDVVAYGRDILGSKISTGCKTLSGTSVASPVVAGVVCLLVSVIPESNRKRILNPASMKQALVEGAARLSGPNMFEQGAGRVDLLESYEILKNYRPRASIFPSVLDFMDCPYSWPFCRQPLYAGAMPVIFNATILNGMGVIGYVNESPNWHPFNEEGNLLSIHFTYSEVIWPWTGYLALHMQIKEEGAQFLGVIEGNVTVKVSSPPSKGEKIVRTTMCVLRLRLKVVPTPARNKRILWDQFHNIKYPPGYIPRDSLDVRNDILDWHGDHPHTNFHTMFNMLSDAGYYVETLGSPLTCFDARHYGTLLLVDLEDEYFEEEINKLREDILNTGLGLVVFAEWYNVETMVKMRFFDDNTRSWWTPVTGGANVPALNDLLAPFGIAFGDKILNGDFTINGEQSRYASGTNILRFPAGGYVHSFPFLDRSDRGATQNVLSSGLTKENSPILGFVEAGEGRISVYGDSNCLDSSHMVTNCFWLLKKILEFTSGNTKDPVLFSDSVRQGESLYVDDKQLPCRRTDVNFSAYSAVMGKELMCRTDSRFEVVGTKGYNMQVRGRNRKLPGYHAIDMGKSSNSSSEVSDPKVYSTSPQKPGDSLSNKYFGLFYTDELDMPVLVASHWLVPAIIAISGFLLFLSFWRIRQKRRRRRKGSSSGRYPNV